A region of Lemur catta isolate mLemCat1 chromosome 22, mLemCat1.pri, whole genome shotgun sequence DNA encodes the following proteins:
- the LOC123626715 gene encoding collagen alpha-1(I) chain-like has product MQQRRESRPDGLRPSSHLSLRRLYTTWDLLTMSVRLPLANPSGSESGVLVGKTKRTLRPRLSCGGAAGGGGSVPALRAKGTSQRFAGRAGSSQRCCCLWGYGSLSKVHTVPHTVHDPRHLGPRAPAGEGKAGLRQRAVTRGPPSRVCSSCFPPRACVLRPSWAFTPHGTKERKAQRREALHGQGRGGADPQAGGKDAGLPRSTCRVGPGSSWAAPADSTASRASQSGSFSSRPGGLPGGGGAAALSGNPGSGRRARWSQVSRATAPPPERVLGTGSGQQILGGQRRSREARSPGVGPGQARGGKVGSRLSRGTLPGRVRGRDGSGRSRGLESPALGTGGLLPPGPSERQEQRGQDRTGRPSPPRGAGRRQEGGGLAGRPGGPWSHCCRPGSRLALRVPSARTEGPCVPDASSDIACTSSCPSHGSSGAAPGSVFT; this is encoded by the exons ATGCAGCAAAGGAGGGAAAGTCGTCCAGATGGGCTCCGCCCTTCCAGTCATCTGTCCCTTCGGCGCCTGTACACAACGTGGGACCTGTTGACAATGAGCGTCAGAT TACCACTAGCAAACCCAAGTGGATCAGAAAGTGGGGTGCTTgtgggaaaaacaaagagaacgctgaggcccaggctgagctGCGGCGGCGCTGCGGGAGGGGGCGGCTCGGTCCCCGCGCTCAGAGCTAAAGGGACCTCCCAGCGCTTcgcgggccgggcgggcagcTCCCAGCgttgctgctgcctctggggtTACGGGTCATTGTCCAAGgtccacactgtccctcacaccgTGCACGACCCTCGGCATCTC GGTCCCAGGGCACCAGCCGGGGAAGGCAAGGCAGGACTGCGGCAGCGAGCTGTCACCCGCGGCCCGCCCAGCAGGGTTTGTAGCAGTTGCTTCCCG CCCCGGGCCTGTGTCCTGCGACCTTCCTGGGCCTTCACCCCACACGGCACGAAGGAGAGAAAGGCCCAAAGACGCGAGGCCCTGCACGGGCAGGGCCGGGGCGGAGCCGACCCACAGGCGGGAGGGAAGGACGCTGGCCTCCCTCGCAGCACGTGCCGTGTGGGGCCCGGGAgctcctgggctgcccctgccGACTCCACAGCCTCCCGGGCCTCTCAGAGCGGCAGCTTTTCCTCCAGGCCCGGGGGGCTCCCTGGAGGGGGTGGTGCCGCCGCCCTTTCTGGCAACCCTGGGTCTGGACGGCGGGCTCGGTGGAGCCAAGTGTCCCGGGCCACGGCTCCTCCACCAGAGCGGGTTCTGGGGACAGGATCGGGACAGCAGATCCTGGGAGGTcaaaggaggagcagagaggccCGCAGCCCCggcgtggggccagggcaggcgaggggtgggaaggtgggctCAAGGCTGAGCCGGGGCACGCTGCCAGGAAGAGTCAGGGGACGCGACGGCAGCGGGAGAAGCCGAGGGCTGGAatctcctgccctggggaccgGTGGGCTGCTGCCGCCGGGGCCATCAGAGCGGCAGGAGCAGCGCGGGCAGGACCGGACAGGACGCCCTTCTCCTCCCCGGGGGGCTGGGCGGCGGCAGGAGGGCGGCGGGCTCGCTGGCCGGCCGGGCGGGCCCTGGTCACACTGCTGTCGGCCAGGCTCCCGCCTTGCGCTGCGGGTGCCGTCGGCACGCACTGAGGGGCCCTGTGTTCCAGACGCTTCTAGCGACATCGCCTGCACCAGCTCATGCCCTTCGCACGGCAGCAGTGGAGCAGCACCTGGTTCTGTTTTCACTTGA